The genomic region CTAAAGGCCCCGTCGTAACTGGGGGGGATGACCATGGTGCCGGTGGTGTCAATGTAGCCGTAGAGCTGATCGACCCGCGCCACCGCCAGGGATTCTGAAAAGCTCCAGGCATCCTTCAGCCCCGGGGGAATAGCGGTGCGGCCGTCCCCATCGATGTAGCCGTAGGCATCTCCCAGTTTGACCAGGGCGCGATCGCCCACAAACCGCTCGGCTAGGTCAAACTGGGGCTCGATTACCCACTCGCCCTGGCGGTTGATATAGCCGTACTTGGTGCCCCCCTGCACCGCTGCCAGCCCCTCAGAAAACGATTTGGCCTGGCGAAACTGTACCGGTATGGCCCATTGACCCCGGCGATCGAGGTAGCCAAAGTAGGCCCCGGCCTGGGCAACCGCTAGGCCCTCAGCGTAGTCGGCGGCGGTCGTAATGTTTTCGTCGCTGACCCTGACCGTCAGATTGCCCTCGCGATCGATGTAGCCCAGGCTAGTTTTGAGGCGTACCAGGGCGACTCCTTCGGCAAAATCTGAGACAGAATCAAACAGCAGAGGGCTGGTCATCGCGCTGGCTACGGCAATGGGCTGGGGGTTTATGAACTCTAGCATTGTCGTGGTTTGCCACGGTAAACGGCCCAGTCCGACTGAGGGTAGCCCCCAGGCAACCAGGGTGGGCAACCCCAGCGCCAGCGCTACTCCACCCAAGCTCCATCGCTGCCGCTGCCGGTTTCTCTGCGATCGCGCCATAGCCTTCCCCCACTCAGCCCCGGCGGTGGTCAAGGTTCTGGCCGAGGCTATTTATATCACCATGACTATTTTTCGCTGGGCTGTGGAGAAATGTTCAAAAAAGATTAGGTGATAGCGTCAACCGGAGCTGGCTCCGGCCCTAGCCGCCCGCCTCGTCCAGGTTTAATGTCATCTGCTGGGGGTGCAGCTCGCGGTAGAGCCGCTCCAGATCGCCCCGCCGGTACATGTGGCGGTTGCCGCGCCGAGAGGTGCGACGCTCACAGCCCCGGGCGTCGAGCTGCCGCTGGAGATCGCTCCGGGAGCCGCCAAAGACCTTGACCGCATCCCGCAGGGGCACCCACTGCTCGGCAAACTGCTGCCTAAGGGCATCGTCAGAGGTGTTGGCCAAGCGCTCCAGCAGCAGGTTGGCCAGCAACCAGCAGGCCTTGGTGTCGGCCAGGGCGCGGTGCGATCGCCCCACATCAAAGCCAAAGTGCCGCACCAGCTGGGGCAAACTGCGAGAGGGCAGATCGGCCAGCAGCAGCCGCGACAGAATGACCGTACAAAACTGCTGAGCCTCAGGGCGCTTGAAGCCCTGGCCCAGGCGCTGGTACTCGGCCTGGATAAAGCTGTAGTCGAAGGCCAGGTTGTGGCCGGTGAGCACCCCCTGGTCGAGGGGCGATCGCAGCGCCTGCCACACCTCCTCGGCGGCGGTGCCCTGCTCGACCATGGCGGTGGTAATGCCCGTCAGCCGGGTGATAGTGGGCGGCACGCGCACTTTGGCATCCACCACAAACGAGGTCTCGTGGGTGATGCCCTGCTTCAGCGACCCCTGCACCACGGCAATTTCAATCACCCTGGCGTCGGGGGGACGAGAGCCGGTGGTTTCCACATCCACCACCGTCAGCAGCCCCTCAGACAGCTGACGGTAGTAGACCAATAACTGGTCTGTCAACAGCGCAGATTGAGCAATGCCGCCCACCGACACAGGAACCATAGTGCTACGACCGCAGGGAACCTTCCTAAGGTGCCACATAGGTGCCCCTTTTTTTAGCGGACACCCTGCGGAGTCCCCCAAAATTGCTCCCCGACCAGGGGCGATCGGGCCTTGAAAACCCCAGGCTCAGTGGTTGCCCTAGATCCTGTGGCCCTAGCCCTCGCGGGGGGCGGTGCCATCGACGGCGGGCTTGCGCCAGAGGCGGGCAAAGCGCTCCTTCACCACCAGCCACAGGAAGGGGAAGTCGTCCACCAGGTAGCGCTTCCACAGCCGCCCCGGCTCGGTGCTCAGACGGTAGAGCCACTCGAGTCCCAGCTTGCTCAGCAGCTCTGGGGCTCGAGGTTTGTTGCCCGCCTCAAAGTCAATAGCGGCCCCAACGGCCAAAAAGATATCGATGTTGGGCAGCTGCTCTCGGTACTTGGCAATCCACTTCTCCTGCTTGGGAGCCCCCACCCCCACCACCAGCACGTTGGCGGGCGACTGGCGAATCATCTCGAGAATGCGATCGCACTCAGCTTCGTCTTTTTCAAAGCCAAACGAAGGCGAGTGGGCCTGCACAATAATCTGCCGACCAATGCGGGCGTTAATGCGCTCCATTGCCTGGGCCGCAATGCCTTCGGCTCCCCCCATGAGGAAAATTTTAATCGCCTCATTGTTGCGGTGGTGATCGCAAAACATGGGGAACAGGTCAGACCCCGAGATTTTGGCCTTCAGAGGCGTGCCCAAAAACTTAGAGGCAAACATTAGCACCTGGCTGTCGCAGACGCGGTAGTCGGCGGCGCTGTAGGCTTTGACGAAGTCCATATCTTTTTGGAGCTTCATCAGGTGGTCAACGTTGGGGGTAAACACCACCCCCTGCTTTAGCTGACTTAAGAAGTCGTTAACCGAAATATTGTCGATGGGAATGCTGAGAATTTCGACCTGATTTTGAATATGTTCGTACTGCTGTTTGCGCAGTTCTCGGGCCGTAGACTCTAAAGCAGCCTTGCGAAACTGGCGGTACAGCTGTTTGACATTCTCCGCTGGCACCGGCTGACCCGCCGCCGCTGCCGCCAAAACTACCTCAGCCGGGGCAATGGCAGCCGAGCCGCTGGACTCAAAACCCTGCTCTAGGGCTGAATGGATAGCGGCCTCGTCAGTTGCGACCGTATCTACAGCTGAGGTAAAAACCTGTCCGGTAGACTTTGACTCCATAGGATTATCCAACTTCAAGAACCAGAGAGATCATCGATTAGCTAAAGCGCTCAGGAGCTGTCTGACCTAAGCCAGACCCCTACCCGCAGCTCGCTCCAACCTTCGATGGCCCATTGGGCAGATGCGACCGTTGCTACAGACTAGTCTAATGTTACGTAAATAACCAACCATCTCAGTATAAATACCGTATTTTGCAGGAAGGCCTACGGGGTTGAGCCAGGGCTGAATCAATTTGTGCCTCAGCTCAGGGTTGAGCGCTGCTCACGCTGTCGGCTGCCTCAATCAGTCTAGGGCTAGGGTACGAGAAAACACGGATGTCATCCCACAGTTCACAAAAGCTGAATACCTCTGTAAAGCTGGCCCGACTTCCCTTTAATTTCGCGGCTTCAGGGGGGGCGAACCCCTGCATCTCGGAATGCGGTTGCCTCAATCCTTTAGAATTGCAGCAGTGTGATCTGATGCCTCCAGGGTTCTGTACGGTCTCCCCCTGAGTACAGGTTACCCACAGACTGCTGCAAACCTGCCGTTACCCGTTGCCCATGACCTCTCCTCCCCGCGACGTTCAGCTCTACGCCATAGCCGCAGGCACTACAGTCCTGCGCTGCCGCAGTTGGAACCGCCTTCGGTTTGAAATTGAATACGGTTTGGAGCGCGGCACTACGGCGAATAGCTATTTAATTCAGGCCGATCGCATCGCCCTAATCGATCCGCCGGGAGAGTCCTTCAGTGAGATATTTTTGGCCGCCCTAGAGCGCCACATAGACCTATCTCAGCTGGACTACATTATTCTGGGGCATATCAATCCCAACCGGGCTGAGACTTTAAAGATTCTGCTGGAACGGTTGCCAGAAGTTGCGGTGGTGTGCTCTAATCCCGCTGCCCTGGCTCTCAACGATCTGCTGCCCGAGGCTTCGCCCCGCATTCGCGTAATTCGCAGCGGTGACGATCGCCTCGACCTAGGCCAGGGCCATCTTCTTCAGTTTGAGCTGATTCCAACCCCGCGCTACCCCGGAGGGCTAGCCACCTTTGATCCCTACGCTGGGGTGCTGTACTCCGACAAGTTTTTTGGGGCCCACCGCTGCGATGACGCAGTCTTTGATCTGAGCTGGCAAGACCTGCTCGAAGACCGCCGCTACTACTTCGACTGTCTGTTTGCCGCTAGCGTCCGCCAGGTGCTGGCGGCCCTGGGGCGCGTGACCACCCTGCCCTTCCAGACCCTGGCTCCGGGGCACGGGCCGGTGGTGCGCTACAGCCCTCGGGAGCTGGTGCAGAGTTACCGAGACTGGGGGCAAGCCCAAACCAGCCAAGATCTCTCGGTGGCGCTAATCTACGCCTCGGCCTACGGCAACACGGCCACCATTGCCCAGGCGCTGGCTCGGGGCATTACCAAAGCCGGGGTGTCGGTGGAGTCGATCAACGCTGAGCAGGCCAGCCCTGAGGATATCAAAACAGCGGTAGAGGGCTCCGCCGGGTTTCTGATGGGGTCACCTACCCTGGGGGGCCATGCCCCTACCCCCATGCAGACAGCGTTGGGCATTGTGCTATCAACCGCTTCTAAGGCCCAGCCCGCCGGGGTGTTTGGCTCCTTTGGCTGGAGCGGGGAGGCCATCGACCTGCTGGAGGGCAAGCTCAAGGATGGCGGCTACAGTCTGGCCTTTGACCCGATTCGCGTGAAATTTAAGCCCACCGATGTCACCCTCAAGTACTGCGAAGAGGTGGGCACCGACTTTGCCCAGGGGCTAAAGAAGGCGACGCGGGCGAAGCAGCCCCGTACCCCTGCGTCGGCAGTGGAGCAGGCC from Nodosilinea sp. PGN35 harbors:
- a CDS encoding WecB/TagA/CpsF family glycosyltransferase, whose translation is MESKSTGQVFTSAVDTVATDEAAIHSALEQGFESSGSAAIAPAEVVLAAAAAGQPVPAENVKQLYRQFRKAALESTARELRKQQYEHIQNQVEILSIPIDNISVNDFLSQLKQGVVFTPNVDHLMKLQKDMDFVKAYSAADYRVCDSQVLMFASKFLGTPLKAKISGSDLFPMFCDHHRNNEAIKIFLMGGAEGIAAQAMERINARIGRQIIVQAHSPSFGFEKDEAECDRILEMIRQSPANVLVVGVGAPKQEKWIAKYREQLPNIDIFLAVGAAIDFEAGNKPRAPELLSKLGLEWLYRLSTEPGRLWKRYLVDDFPFLWLVVKERFARLWRKPAVDGTAPREG
- a CDS encoding PolC-type DNA polymerase III, translating into MVPVSVGGIAQSALLTDQLLVYYRQLSEGLLTVVDVETTGSRPPDARVIEIAVVQGSLKQGITHETSFVVDAKVRVPPTITRLTGITTAMVEQGTAAEEVWQALRSPLDQGVLTGHNLAFDYSFIQAEYQRLGQGFKRPEAQQFCTVILSRLLLADLPSRSLPQLVRHFGFDVGRSHRALADTKACWLLANLLLERLANTSDDALRQQFAEQWVPLRDAVKVFGGSRSDLQRQLDARGCERRTSRRGNRHMYRRGDLERLYRELHPQQMTLNLDEAGG
- a CDS encoding WG repeat-containing protein, translating into MLEFINPQPIAVASAMTSPLLFDSVSDFAEGVALVRLKTSLGYIDREGNLTVRVSDENITTAADYAEGLAVAQAGAYFGYLDRRGQWAIPVQFRQAKSFSEGLAAVQGGTKYGYINRQGEWVIEPQFDLAERFVGDRALVKLGDAYGYIDGDGRTAIPPGLKDAWSFSESLAVARVDQLYGYIDTTGTMVIPPSYDGAFSFVEGLARVRQGRSFGFIDPSGTPVVEATLPFASDFSEGLAAALIDSQWGYIDPTGKVAIEPQFAYAADFSEGLAAVQQNGLYGYINPQGDWVVPPQYSNAGRFSEGRARVQVDNRWGFIDTEGTLLTGVGFKGLESAY
- a CDS encoding diflavin flavoprotein, with translation MTSPPRDVQLYAIAAGTTVLRCRSWNRLRFEIEYGLERGTTANSYLIQADRIALIDPPGESFSEIFLAALERHIDLSQLDYIILGHINPNRAETLKILLERLPEVAVVCSNPAALALNDLLPEASPRIRVIRSGDDRLDLGQGHLLQFELIPTPRYPGGLATFDPYAGVLYSDKFFGAHRCDDAVFDLSWQDLLEDRRYYFDCLFAASVRQVLAALGRVTTLPFQTLAPGHGPVVRYSPRELVQSYRDWGQAQTSQDLSVALIYASAYGNTATIAQALARGITKAGVSVESINAEQASPEDIKTAVEGSAGFLMGSPTLGGHAPTPMQTALGIVLSTASKAQPAGVFGSFGWSGEAIDLLEGKLKDGGYSLAFDPIRVKFKPTDVTLKYCEEVGTDFAQGLKKATRAKQPRTPASAVEQAVGRIVGSLCIVTARHGEVSSAMLASWVSQASFAPPGFTVAVAKDRAIESLLYPGHGFVLNILAEGRHLGPMKHFLKPFAPGEDRFADIETEAAENGAPILAEAIAYLECTVDQRMECGDHWLVYATVQAGRVLDGNGKTAVHHRKTGTHY